A window of Pseudodesulfovibrio hydrargyri contains these coding sequences:
- a CDS encoding FlgO family outer membrane protein — protein MNKAALSILTATLLLSLQGCGNRLWEDTKETTSDTFNYVFDTTPTARTFHDAASVPIIELNDRAADVLYSNVAGNELTDDSAVFVSPFTNQNDPGDKSVFGPTMAQQISDRLVQQGVRITEGVPNATDFTYTSGVGPADYEKASGLMGSSRDLPSRSAKLVGSYVIADQYVYMTARIIRLVDSTVVSAHNWTLPITDSVREMLPQLSAKDEGLVPTVKTSFND, from the coding sequence ATGAACAAAGCGGCCTTGAGCATACTGACGGCGACCCTCCTGCTCTCCCTGCAGGGATGCGGCAACCGCCTGTGGGAAGACACCAAGGAGACCACCTCCGACACGTTCAACTACGTGTTCGACACCACGCCCACGGCCCGCACCTTCCACGATGCCGCGTCCGTCCCGATCATCGAGCTCAACGACCGGGCCGCCGACGTCCTCTATTCCAACGTGGCGGGCAACGAGTTGACCGACGACTCCGCCGTGTTCGTCTCGCCCTTCACCAACCAGAACGACCCCGGGGACAAATCGGTCTTCGGCCCGACCATGGCCCAACAGATCTCCGACCGCCTGGTCCAGCAGGGTGTGCGCATCACCGAAGGCGTGCCCAACGCCACGGACTTCACCTACACGTCGGGCGTAGGCCCCGCGGACTATGAAAAGGCCTCCGGCCTGATGGGCTCGTCCCGCGACCTGCCGTCCCGGTCCGCCAAGCTGGTCGGCTCCTACGTCATCGCCGACCAGTACGTGTACATGACCGCCAGGATCATTCGCCTGGTCGACTCCACCGTGGTCTCGGCGCACAACTGGACCCTGCCCATCACCGACAGCGTCCGCGAAATGCTTCCCCAACTCTCGGCCAAGGACGAAGGCCTGGTCCCCACGGTCAAGACCTCCTTCAACGACTAG
- a CDS encoding 2-oxoacid:acceptor oxidoreductase subunit alpha produces the protein MPRPKKRTEIFALGNEAVVEGALLAGCTFFGGYPITPSSEIMEIMAARLPHMENGVFMQMEDEIASMGAVIGASLTGRKAMTATSGPGFSLMQENLGYAVMAETPMVLVNVMRGGPSTGLPTSPAQGDVQQARWGTHGDHPIIVLSASNVQECLDMTITAFNMAEKYRTPVILLLDEVTSHTREKIELPNEGEYEVFSRTVPSMPPEWYKPYEETVRGVPPMPPIGSGYRFHVTGLTHDRNGFPTQRPEEVVELMERIHRKIDQFFYDIQLVEEIMTDDCDVCVIAYGSVARSAELAVRQARSNGVKAGLLKLMTLFPYPRRQTEKILARAKTLVVPEMNMGQMSREVKRVNMGHAAVRTINRVDGQIVTPSEILKVIMQG, from the coding sequence ATGCCCAGACCAAAGAAACGCACCGAGATTTTCGCGCTCGGCAACGAGGCCGTCGTCGAGGGCGCGCTGTTGGCCGGGTGTACGTTTTTCGGCGGGTATCCCATCACCCCGTCCTCCGAGATCATGGAGATCATGGCCGCCCGCCTGCCCCACATGGAGAACGGCGTGTTCATGCAGATGGAGGACGAGATCGCCAGCATGGGCGCGGTCATCGGCGCGTCCTTGACCGGGCGCAAGGCCATGACCGCCACCTCCGGCCCCGGCTTCTCGCTCATGCAGGAGAACCTGGGCTACGCCGTCATGGCCGAGACCCCCATGGTCCTGGTCAACGTCATGCGAGGCGGGCCGTCCACCGGACTGCCCACCAGCCCGGCCCAGGGCGACGTGCAGCAGGCGAGATGGGGCACCCACGGCGACCATCCCATCATCGTCCTGTCCGCCTCCAACGTGCAGGAGTGTCTGGACATGACCATCACGGCCTTCAACATGGCCGAGAAGTACCGCACCCCGGTCATCCTGCTCCTGGATGAGGTCACCTCCCACACCCGCGAGAAGATCGAGCTGCCCAACGAGGGCGAGTACGAAGTCTTTTCCCGCACCGTGCCGTCCATGCCGCCCGAGTGGTACAAGCCCTACGAGGAGACCGTGCGCGGCGTGCCGCCCATGCCGCCCATCGGCTCGGGCTACCGCTTCCACGTCACCGGCCTGACCCACGACCGCAACGGGTTCCCCACCCAGCGGCCCGAGGAGGTGGTCGAACTCATGGAGCGCATCCACCGCAAGATCGACCAGTTCTTCTACGATATTCAGCTCGTGGAGGAGATCATGACCGACGACTGCGACGTCTGCGTCATCGCCTACGGATCGGTGGCGCGGTCCGCCGAGCTGGCCGTGCGGCAGGCCCGCAGCAACGGGGTCAAGGCCGGGCTGCTCAAGCTCATGACCCTGTTCCCGTACCCCCGCAGGCAGACGGAGAAGATTCTGGCCCGCGCCAAGACCCTGGTGGTCCCGGAAATGAACATGGGGCAGATGTCCCGCGAGGTGAAGCGGGTCAACATGGGCCACGCCGCGGTCAGGACCATCAACCGCGTGGACGGCCAGATCGTCACTCCCTCGGAAATCCTCAAGGTCATCATGCAGGGGTAG
- a CDS encoding OmpA/MotB family protein — translation MSSEYDDDLLLDFGEDEGDDNEWLTTFADLSMLLLVFFILLYSMSTIDTQKFSDTFTSVTQALQGKMDKISTSRITREEAGVLIDQAMMRRQIIESQRKVFAEVKTLQTKKGVEGLVSANFEDGIITLRVPGDVMFQSGQVGLTPKGVQLVNDLKDFFIKHKDQNIKIVGYTDNVRPSGNSRFKDNWEISAMRAVNVLRELLKMGLESTRLTATGLAYLNPLYPNTSDEYRAKNRRVEFILEKRVSGK, via the coding sequence ATGAGCAGCGAATATGACGACGACCTTTTGCTCGACTTTGGCGAGGACGAGGGAGATGACAACGAGTGGTTGACCACCTTCGCCGACCTGTCCATGCTGCTTCTGGTCTTTTTCATCCTGCTCTATTCCATGTCGACCATCGACACGCAGAAGTTCTCGGATACCTTCACCTCGGTGACCCAGGCCCTGCAGGGCAAGATGGACAAGATCTCCACCAGCCGGATCACCCGCGAAGAGGCCGGGGTGCTCATCGACCAGGCCATGATGCGCCGCCAGATCATCGAGTCCCAGCGCAAGGTTTTTGCCGAGGTCAAGACCCTGCAGACCAAGAAGGGCGTGGAAGGGCTGGTCAGCGCCAATTTCGAGGACGGGATCATCACCCTGCGGGTGCCCGGCGACGTCATGTTCCAGTCCGGCCAGGTGGGGCTCACGCCCAAGGGCGTGCAGCTGGTCAACGACCTCAAGGATTTTTTCATCAAGCACAAGGACCAGAACATCAAGATCGTCGGCTACACCGACAACGTCCGGCCGAGCGGCAACTCGCGATTCAAGGACAACTGGGAGATTTCGGCCATGCGCGCGGTCAACGTGCTGCGCGAGCTGCTCAAGATGGGCCTGGAATCAACCCGGCTGACGGCCACGGGGCTGGCCTACCTCAACCCGCTGTACCCGAACACCTCTGATGAGTACCGGGCAAAGAACCGGCGGGTGGAGTTCATTCTGGAAAAGCGGGTCTCCGGCAAATAG
- a CDS encoding PilZ domain-containing protein, protein MDFNIQLPDDEERLRKAFRTKVPGLTARFPGLNLVLDVADLSATGLAVLDKSGRFIEKETHEVELLIKDRLFLGGATAMCMRVHDNGVVGLNFVDLDRQRQIKLDKLVLEVQKRLIALRKKKREQG, encoded by the coding sequence ATGGATTTCAACATACAGTTGCCCGACGACGAGGAACGCCTGCGCAAGGCCTTCCGCACCAAGGTTCCGGGGTTGACCGCGCGGTTCCCCGGATTGAACCTCGTCCTGGACGTGGCCGACCTGAGCGCCACCGGTTTGGCGGTTCTCGACAAGAGCGGCCGGTTCATTGAAAAGGAGACCCACGAGGTGGAGCTGCTGATCAAGGACAGGCTGTTTCTCGGCGGGGCCACGGCCATGTGCATGCGCGTGCACGACAACGGCGTCGTGGGCCTGAATTTCGTGGACCTGGACCGGCAACGGCAGATCAAGCTCGACAAGCTGGTTCTCGAGGTGCAGAAGAGACTCATCGCCCTGCGCAAGAAAAAGCGCGAGCAAGGCTGA
- a CDS encoding 2-oxoacid:acceptor oxidoreductase family protein: MKAQQQLDRFEIRFSGLGGQGIITLGKIMGQGLALGHGYNVTQTQSYGPEARGGSSKCDLVISSGRISYPKAESLDLLVALSQEACNAYYPYLKKGGILIIESDLVKQPPTNQYLGLPFTALAKDKIGVGQAMNTVVLGALSCLLPFINQATMRKSLESVLPPKIRAVNTKAFNLGHRLAKKEWGEDAGQVWRVEDDGEID, from the coding sequence ATGAAGGCGCAACAGCAACTCGACCGTTTCGAAATCCGTTTCTCCGGACTCGGCGGGCAGGGCATCATCACGCTGGGCAAGATCATGGGCCAGGGGCTGGCGCTCGGCCACGGCTACAACGTCACCCAGACCCAGAGCTACGGTCCCGAGGCGCGCGGCGGGTCCAGCAAGTGCGACCTGGTCATCAGTTCCGGCCGCATCAGCTACCCCAAGGCCGAATCCCTGGACCTGCTCGTGGCTCTGTCTCAGGAGGCCTGCAACGCCTACTACCCCTATCTCAAGAAGGGCGGCATCCTCATCATCGAATCCGACCTGGTCAAGCAGCCGCCCACCAACCAGTACCTCGGCCTGCCGTTCACTGCCTTGGCCAAGGACAAGATCGGCGTGGGCCAGGCCATGAACACCGTGGTCCTGGGCGCGCTGTCCTGTCTGCTGCCCTTCATCAATCAGGCGACCATGCGCAAGAGTCTGGAATCCGTGCTCCCGCCCAAGATCCGGGCCGTCAACACCAAGGCCTTCAACCTCGGCCACCGGCTGGCCAAAAAGGAATGGGGCGAAGACGCGGGCCAAGTCTGGCGTGTCGAAGACGATGGGGAAATCGACTGA
- a CDS encoding precorrin-8X methylmutase, which yields MSEITFQSFQKPEEIEAESFRIIDSEVPEPRPFQGAQWAIVRRMIHTTADFEMLSLARFHMKAVESGLNALKNGAVIVTDTEMAKRGMPVRRLDPLGCTVHCLMNDPRVIERAKGEGITRAKAAVDVAVAELSPHIWVVGNAPTALIRLVEHVDNGATNPLLVVGMPVGFVNAAESKALLMSRDIPYISVEGRKGGSALAASVVNALAVLAA from the coding sequence TTGTCCGAAATAACCTTCCAGAGTTTCCAAAAACCCGAGGAGATCGAGGCCGAATCCTTCCGGATCATTGATTCCGAGGTGCCCGAGCCGCGTCCGTTTCAGGGGGCGCAGTGGGCGATCGTCCGCCGCATGATCCACACCACGGCGGATTTCGAAATGCTGTCCCTTGCCCGTTTTCACATGAAGGCCGTGGAAAGCGGGCTGAACGCCCTGAAGAACGGGGCCGTGATCGTCACGGACACCGAGATGGCCAAACGCGGCATGCCCGTGCGCAGGCTTGATCCGCTGGGCTGCACCGTGCACTGCCTGATGAACGACCCGCGCGTCATTGAGCGCGCCAAGGGTGAGGGAATCACCCGGGCCAAGGCGGCCGTGGACGTGGCCGTGGCCGAGCTTTCCCCCCATATCTGGGTGGTCGGCAACGCGCCCACCGCGCTCATCCGGCTGGTGGAGCACGTGGACAACGGCGCGACAAACCCGCTTCTTGTGGTCGGCATGCCCGTGGGGTTCGTGAACGCGGCCGAGTCCAAGGCGCTGCTCATGAGCCGGGACATCCCGTACATTTCGGTTGAAGGGCGCAAGGGCGGCAGCGCGCTGGCCGCCTCGGTGGTTAACGCCCTGGCCGTGCTCGCCGCCTGA
- a CDS encoding 2-oxoacid:ferredoxin oxidoreductase subunit beta: MSNITGNEIIHQYLRHNKKFPHVLCAGCGHGIVLGTLIRSIHALGIPKDDVVVVAGIGCSGRLAVYVDFNTVHTTHGRALSFATGIKMSNPKLHVIALMGDGDALSIGGNHLIHAARRNIGVTAMILNNNIYGMTGGQSSPATPEGATTMTNPYGQLDHSFDTVELAKGAGANYVARGTVFHVNRLEKIMMEALERPGFSLVEAITPCHTQFGRKNKYKSPVDMYKWLKSTAIPVERFNELPADKRVDRMPIGVFVDRGKPGYEELYYARQERFLAQAAKGGK; encoded by the coding sequence ATGAGCAACATCACCGGAAACGAAATCATCCATCAATACCTGAGGCACAACAAGAAGTTCCCGCACGTGCTTTGTGCTGGTTGCGGGCACGGCATCGTGCTCGGCACCCTGATCCGTTCCATCCACGCCTTGGGCATCCCCAAGGACGATGTGGTCGTGGTCGCGGGCATCGGCTGTTCCGGGCGGCTGGCCGTGTACGTGGATTTCAACACCGTGCACACCACCCACGGGCGGGCGCTCAGTTTCGCCACGGGAATCAAGATGTCCAACCCCAAGCTGCACGTCATCGCGCTCATGGGCGACGGCGACGCCCTGTCCATCGGCGGCAACCATCTGATCCACGCCGCCCGGCGCAACATAGGGGTCACGGCCATGATCCTGAACAACAACATCTACGGCATGACCGGCGGCCAGTCCTCCCCGGCCACGCCCGAGGGGGCGACCACCATGACCAACCCCTACGGCCAGCTGGACCACAGCTTCGACACCGTGGAGCTGGCCAAGGGCGCGGGCGCCAACTATGTGGCGCGCGGCACGGTCTTCCACGTCAACCGGCTGGAAAAGATCATGATGGAGGCCCTGGAGCGGCCCGGCTTCTCCCTGGTGGAGGCCATCACTCCGTGCCACACCCAGTTCGGGCGCAAGAACAAGTACAAGTCCCCGGTGGACATGTACAAGTGGCTCAAGTCCACGGCCATCCCCGTGGAACGCTTCAACGAACTGCCCGCGGACAAGCGCGTGGACCGCATGCCCATCGGCGTGTTCGTGGACCGCGGCAAGCCCGGCTACGAGGAGTTGTATTACGCCCGCCAGGAGCGCTTCCTCGCCCAGGCCGCAAAGGGGGGCAAGTAG
- a CDS encoding purine-nucleoside phosphorylase yields MEYHRKIRHSAAYIHEKLDKIQAGTVAFITGTGLGPLTAAIENPVVIPYADIDQFPVSSVKSHAGRLISGTIEGVPVLALDGRFHLYEGFTPQEATHNIRVLGELGIKTLVLTNAVGALNPSFEVGCPMLIEDHINLTGLTPLRGENIDAWGDRFPDMCTVYDPALRKLAIQKALELGIRLERGVFMQIQGPNMETPAETRMYRAMGADAIGMSTCMEAIAAHHMGIRILGLSCLTNKNLPDCMQEASLDQVIAQAEKSSTSMVKLLRAILKEMPETAE; encoded by the coding sequence ATGGAATACCATAGGAAGATACGACATTCTGCCGCATACATACATGAAAAGCTAGACAAAATTCAAGCCGGTACCGTGGCATTTATAACGGGTACGGGCCTGGGCCCGCTGACCGCGGCCATCGAGAACCCGGTCGTCATCCCTTACGCCGACATCGACCAGTTCCCGGTCTCCTCGGTCAAGAGCCACGCGGGCCGCCTCATTTCCGGGACCATAGAGGGCGTCCCGGTCCTGGCCCTGGACGGCCGCTTTCACCTCTACGAGGGATTCACCCCGCAGGAGGCCACCCACAACATCCGCGTACTCGGCGAACTGGGCATCAAAACATTGGTCCTGACCAACGCGGTGGGCGCGCTCAATCCATCCTTCGAGGTGGGCTGCCCCATGCTCATAGAGGACCACATCAACCTGACCGGGCTGACCCCCCTGCGCGGCGAGAACATCGACGCCTGGGGCGACCGCTTCCCGGACATGTGCACGGTCTACGACCCGGCCCTGCGCAAGCTGGCGATCCAAAAGGCCCTGGAACTGGGCATCCGCCTGGAACGCGGCGTGTTCATGCAGATTCAGGGCCCGAACATGGAGACCCCGGCCGAGACCCGCATGTACCGGGCCATGGGCGCTGACGCCATCGGCATGTCCACCTGCATGGAGGCCATCGCCGCCCACCACATGGGCATCCGCATCCTCGGCCTGTCCTGCCTGACCAACAAGAACCTGCCCGACTGCATGCAGGAGGCCTCCCTGGACCAGGTCATCGCCCAGGCCGAGAAATCCTCCACTTCCATGGTCAAACTTCTGCGCGCCATCCTAAAGGAAATGCCCGAAACTGCCGAATAG
- a CDS encoding glycosyltransferase family 2 protein has protein sequence MDSGLSVIIPAYNVKAWLAEAIESCLDQTYSDIEVIVINDGSTDRTGEVMDRYAKLDSRVRSIHQDNAGAGITRARGQEMARKKYMHFLDADDVLSRRAFKTLVDKAEADKVDMVCGNAVVFSDQTFNTRNYFPHPEASNLLFRDAKRYWKSKVMWRWIFNTEFVQKNAFPHFPYKMGQDVLYMYMALTKVPSFSQVAEQFYYFRQEHKSTPTTVEIYTDHVMPHYVEARKILVDAGQPGPLVKFINENYFRDILQVMPRIGRQPSPDRDKIIHYGLELFDDLPEEPFTKDTFGLGINPKGLPLFLAMLRKDDAAIQSELDRWAAPPMAKEVDKRSTFHTIRRRIKSALRPMSLTVRGRLRTLRKRAASRRA, from the coding sequence ATGGACTCCGGCCTCAGCGTGATCATTCCGGCCTACAATGTGAAGGCCTGGCTTGCGGAAGCGATCGAATCCTGTCTCGACCAGACCTATTCCGATATCGAGGTCATCGTCATCAACGACGGATCGACCGATCGCACGGGCGAGGTGATGGACCGCTACGCCAAGCTCGATTCGCGGGTGCGATCCATCCACCAGGACAACGCCGGGGCCGGCATCACCCGGGCCCGGGGGCAGGAGATGGCCCGCAAAAAATACATGCACTTCCTCGACGCGGACGACGTCCTTTCCCGGCGCGCGTTCAAGACCCTGGTGGACAAGGCCGAAGCGGACAAGGTGGACATGGTCTGCGGAAACGCCGTCGTCTTTTCCGACCAGACCTTCAACACCCGCAACTACTTTCCGCATCCCGAGGCATCGAATCTCCTGTTCCGGGACGCCAAGCGCTACTGGAAGAGCAAGGTCATGTGGCGGTGGATCTTCAACACCGAATTCGTCCAGAAGAACGCCTTCCCCCATTTCCCCTACAAGATGGGACAGGACGTCCTGTATATGTACATGGCCCTGACCAAGGTCCCTTCCTTCTCCCAGGTCGCCGAACAATTTTATTACTTCCGCCAGGAGCACAAATCGACGCCCACGACCGTGGAGATATACACCGACCATGTCATGCCCCATTACGTCGAGGCCAGGAAGATACTGGTCGACGCGGGACAGCCCGGCCCCCTGGTCAAATTCATCAATGAAAACTATTTCCGCGACATCCTCCAGGTCATGCCCCGCATCGGCAGGCAGCCCTCGCCGGACAGGGACAAGATAATCCATTACGGCCTTGAATTGTTCGACGATCTTCCCGAAGAACCGTTTACGAAAGACACCTTCGGTCTCGGCATCAACCCCAAGGGCCTCCCGCTGTTCCTGGCCATGCTCCGCAAAGACGACGCCGCGATCCAGTCGGAACTCGACCGCTGGGCAGCCCCGCCCATGGCCAAGGAGGTCGACAAGCGCTCCACGTTCCATACGATCCGCCGGCGCATCAAATCCGCCCTGCGCCCGATGTCGCTCACCGTTCGCGGCCGCCTCAGGACGTTGCGAAAACGGGCCGCTTCGCGCAGGGCCTGA
- a CDS encoding motility protein A, producing the protein MDIVTLLGLAVGLSLIIGAIILGGAVDVFINVPGMMIVIGGTLASILVAFPFEEIIQSFKAAFKMFVGRKSRTRDVVNIMVKVAEISRREGLIALENVQTENMVLKKSCQLIADNADPSLIRSTLSIEINSMRRRHQVAQDVFKRLASLAPAFGMMGTLIGLVQMLSQLDDPKSIGPAMAVAILTTFYGSAMSTLFFIPIAAKLKARTLQEQLHLEVIFEGAKSILENNNPRLVYEKLSSFLAPVERETQR; encoded by the coding sequence ATGGATATCGTGACACTACTGGGTCTCGCCGTGGGATTGTCGCTCATCATCGGGGCCATTATCCTCGGTGGGGCTGTTGACGTTTTTATCAACGTTCCCGGCATGATGATTGTTATCGGCGGCACGCTCGCCTCCATCCTGGTGGCCTTCCCGTTCGAGGAGATCATACAGTCCTTCAAGGCCGCGTTCAAGATGTTCGTCGGGCGCAAGAGCCGCACCCGCGACGTGGTCAACATCATGGTCAAGGTGGCCGAGATCAGCCGCCGCGAGGGGCTCATCGCGCTGGAGAACGTCCAGACCGAGAACATGGTCCTCAAGAAATCCTGCCAGCTCATCGCGGACAATGCGGACCCCTCGCTCATCCGTTCCACCCTGTCCATCGAGATCAACTCCATGCGCCGCCGCCACCAGGTGGCCCAGGACGTGTTCAAGCGGCTGGCCTCCCTGGCTCCGGCCTTCGGAATGATGGGCACGCTCATCGGTCTGGTCCAGATGCTCTCCCAGCTGGATGATCCCAAGTCCATCGGTCCGGCCATGGCCGTGGCCATCCTGACGACCTTCTACGGCTCGGCCATGTCCACGCTCTTCTTCATCCCCATCGCGGCCAAGCTCAAGGCCCGCACCTTGCAGGAGCAGTTGCACCTGGAAGTCATTTTCGAGGGGGCCAAGTCCATCCTCGAAAACAACAACCCCCGGTTGGTCTATGAGAAGCTTTCGTCCTTCCTGGCCCCGGTTGAGAGGGAGACCCAGCGATGA
- a CDS encoding 4Fe-4S dicluster domain-containing protein encodes MSRKNKGKNKVTVYPDWCKGCGICVEFCPGKVLGLSLEGKAVVEREEDCIRCGFCELHCPDFAIVVSDKEPMENGLSEKDAETAPPKKKAGKGA; translated from the coding sequence ATGTCCCGTAAGAACAAAGGCAAGAACAAGGTGACCGTCTACCCGGACTGGTGCAAAGGCTGCGGCATTTGCGTCGAGTTCTGTCCGGGCAAGGTCCTGGGCCTGAGCCTGGAAGGCAAGGCCGTGGTGGAGCGCGAGGAGGACTGTATCCGGTGCGGGTTCTGTGAACTGCACTGCCCGGATTTCGCCATCGTGGTCAGTGACAAGGAACCCATGGAAAACGGGCTGTCCGAAAAGGACGCCGAAACCGCGCCTCCCAAGAAGAAGGCCGGGAAGGGGGCTTGA
- a CDS encoding biotin carboxylase N-terminal domain-containing protein has protein sequence MQTGNIDRHKVLIANRGEIAMRVMAACRRLGLDFVCVCTAADRESGHVRLARELAGDGAVHTISSYLDANEIFSVADASQATAVHPGYGFFAEDFRFARRVVRRDRPMEFIGPSWWVIRDLGDKINTKRIARSLNVPTVPGSDRPVYSEIEADEIASSLFEFQASQGIVDGVIMVKASAGGGGMGIEEVGDFNEFRSVFRRIRNYAKRNFGDEGVLIEQRIFDFNHLEVQVVSGRGGGQHVHFGTRNCSVQSTGKQKRIEVAPGFAPGVVSYTFDAARVLSEITEHSLAMARETHYDNVGTWEWIITPRGEPFLMEVNTRIQVENGVSAVISRVGGRPVDIITEQIRLALGEPLRYTQEDITFEGVGIEYRLVAENTDNRFTPCAGTVTRLNWPEREWLHVHTHVPTDGPYEIPMEYDPNLALAIVWGSDLAEAKTRGLEFLEGLTLEGKCGGAANEFYSNVEYLKAKTGRLLEF, from the coding sequence GTGCAAACCGGAAACATCGACCGCCACAAGGTCCTCATAGCCAACCGAGGCGAGATCGCCATGCGGGTCATGGCCGCGTGCCGCCGCCTGGGGCTCGACTTCGTCTGCGTGTGCACGGCCGCGGACCGGGAGTCCGGGCACGTCCGGCTGGCCCGCGAGCTGGCCGGGGACGGCGCGGTCCACACCATTTCCTCCTACCTGGACGCCAACGAGATATTCTCCGTGGCCGACGCAAGCCAGGCCACGGCCGTGCATCCCGGCTACGGCTTTTTTGCCGAGGACTTCCGCTTTGCAAGGCGTGTGGTCCGGCGGGATCGGCCCATGGAGTTCATCGGTCCGAGTTGGTGGGTCATCCGCGACCTGGGCGACAAGATCAACACCAAGCGCATCGCCCGCTCACTGAACGTGCCCACCGTGCCCGGCTCGGACCGGCCCGTGTACAGCGAGATCGAGGCCGACGAAATCGCCTCCTCCCTGTTCGAGTTCCAGGCCAGCCAGGGCATCGTGGACGGGGTGATCATGGTCAAGGCCTCGGCGGGCGGCGGAGGCATGGGCATCGAGGAGGTCGGGGACTTCAACGAGTTCCGCTCCGTGTTCCGGCGCATCCGCAACTACGCCAAGCGGAATTTCGGGGACGAGGGCGTGCTCATCGAGCAGCGCATCTTCGACTTCAACCACCTGGAGGTCCAGGTGGTCTCCGGGCGGGGCGGCGGCCAGCACGTCCATTTCGGCACGCGCAACTGCTCGGTCCAGTCCACGGGCAAGCAGAAGCGCATCGAGGTCGCGCCGGGCTTCGCGCCGGGCGTGGTCTCCTACACCTTCGACGCCGCCCGGGTGTTGTCCGAGATCACCGAGCACTCTCTGGCCATGGCCCGCGAGACACATTACGACAACGTGGGCACCTGGGAGTGGATCATCACCCCGCGCGGCGAGCCCTTCCTGATGGAGGTCAACACCCGCATCCAGGTGGAGAACGGCGTGTCCGCGGTCATCTCCCGGGTGGGCGGCCGGCCGGTGGACATCATCACCGAGCAGATCCGCCTGGCCTTGGGCGAACCGCTGCGCTACACCCAGGAGGACATCACCTTCGAGGGCGTGGGCATCGAGTACCGGCTGGTGGCCGAGAACACGGACAACCGGTTCACGCCCTGCGCCGGGACCGTCACCCGCCTGAACTGGCCTGAGCGCGAGTGGCTCCACGTCCATACCCACGTGCCCACGGACGGCCCGTACGAAATCCCCATGGAATACGACCCGAACCTGGCTCTGGCCATCGTCTGGGGAAGTGATCTGGCCGAGGCCAAGACGCGCGGCCTGGAGTTTTTGGAGGGGCTGACCCTGGAAGGGAAGTGTGGCGGCGCCGCCAATGAATTCTACAGCAACGTCGAGTACCTGAAGGCCAAGACCGGCAGGCTCCTGGAGTTCTGA